The Oncorhynchus nerka isolate Pitt River linkage group LG12, Oner_Uvic_2.0, whole genome shotgun sequence genome contains the following window.
tgaatgtccttgagtggcccagccagagccctgacttgaacatgatcaaacatctctggagagacctgaaaatagctgtgcagcgacgttccccatacaacctgacagaacttgaaaggatctgcagagaagaatgggagaaactccccaaatacaggtgtgccaagcttgtagcgtcatacccaagaagactcaaggctgtaatcactgccaaaggtgcttcaacaaagtactgagtaaaggctctgaataGTTATGCAAATGGAATATTAGTTTTGTCAttagctttatcttggccagggtcgcaattgtaaatgagaacttgttctcaacttgcctacctggttaaataaaggtgaaataaatcaaataaaaatatgggatattgtgatgtcattatggggtattgtgatgtcatcatggggtattgtggtgtcattatggggtattgtgatgtcatcatggggtattgtgatgtcattatggggtattgtgatgtcattatgggatattgatgaggagaaaaaaatgtaaagaaaaagtggaaagggtctgaatactttccaaatgcatcgTATTCTCGACAGTTTAGAAGGTCCAGAAAGGTACATTAGCAGGCCACTCATGATTTATTTAGTCAGGATGCAGCCCAGTGTTATGATAGGCCTATTGGAAAATATGGGCTTCTCCTTTCGAACTCTCCCGCCTGAAGTAAGTGTCCAACAAGCTCTTGTAGTCTTGCTTTTCCTGGGCCTCTACATTTAAAAAGGAATAATCGTTGCAGCGTGTAGGTTCAGGTGCGTAATTTCACAACAGATCGAAGACTGACAGGCTGGAGATGTTGCCTGTAGCCTATGTGAGAAGCGTATGCATTATAGCCCATAATTCACAGTCCCTGGGTAGCAGCTCGGAAATATACCCtagtttcagttttttttttttagggacAACAAATGTATCCTACCCTAGGCtacaacaacacaatgtaatgatgaatgtgatTGTTGTCAAGTGAGTACAAAACGCTTGTCTAGGCTGTAGCTCGCAGTGAATAGCCGAAGTGATTTGAATAATCTCTCAAAAGCATGGCGTTTTTGAATGCATATTCATTTCGAAATAAAGACATGTAGCCCGCCTGATTGAGCAACCATTTGCATCAGTTTTATGGGCCTTTCCACTGCAGTTTAGCCTACAGGGTTCTGGCACATTAGCAGGCCAGTAATCATAGTGGATTTTTTTTCAGGATGTATCCGTTAACAGACATGTTAATGTAGGGTTTTCTAGTGGCTCCATATGAATTATGATCCATAGTTTCCGCGTTTGGCTTCCGTGTTTTCAAAGCCTTCGAGGAAaaataatgtatatatattttataaatatatattttccacCGGTGAAGAAGTGCCAAGATGGAGGACGTGGCTTCAACACAGCGCCCTCTATtcgtcatctagtgtatatatataaattcaTTGGTCACGATTTCTTgttagaaaaaaaaaacattgaacacCTAATTAGCTAGTTAGATCCAATGAAGTAACTTACCAAGACAAATGAGAGAGTTGACCGATGTTGCTTCTCCACAGATCCCTCGGGAATCAGCCCATACGGTGTTGCATCGTCCACAATGAAAAGTCACTGGATTCTCGACGATGGCTTGGTTCACTGACTCATTCTCCAGTTTTTGGTCATCTGTGTCGCAGGACTGAAATGACTCAAAgtcatacatttttacaaatatTATATTTTTTCAAAATGCCACGTTGTTCAACTTCAGTGATAACCCCTTGTGTTACTTTCAAGTGTCTTTCTGTGATAGTTTCCCCCCACGTGGTTTTATCGCCATCTAGCGGAGAACCATGGCGCCAAATAGTATCATTTTTAATTGGTCGAAAGGTACTTCCGTATACACCTGCCAGCCAATCAAATGGCCTATACTCCAGTTTTTTGAAACTTGCATATGTTGACCATAAGGCGCGACAAAATACATAgttgattgtgtttgtgtgtaacgttaCTCGTTCAATTTAACTGGAGCTGATTCATTGAACGTGTTTCAGTGACACGTGTTTCAGTGTTTTGTTTTTCGCTAAAACGAGAATAAAAATGGACTTGGATTCCATGAAGTATTCCGAATTGCGCAGTCTTGCAAAGGAGGTTGGTCTCAAATCCTCCAAACTGAAGGTAAATCGCAAACATTTATAGTATTATTTCATTgggttgtttgtttgtgttgtgaGTGGTTAGTTACaatagctagttaacgttaaccAACTAGCTATTATCCATCTCGTTTGTTACGCAGTGTACCTTGCTAACTGTTCAATCTGTGTCTACTGCACAGGCTGATAAGCTTCTGAAGGCGCTCAGGGAGTATTTCCAACAACAACCGCAGGAAGATGTTGCAGTGGACGTAAGTTCTGGCTTTTAATTTCCCTCCCACTTCTGCTCAAATGATAACGCTTCCCAGATACTACAATGatcttctatatatatatatatatttggatttatatatatatatttaaactcTCTTTGTTTCTTTAATGTCTGCAGATCTGTTTTGCATTGTACATCTAATTATAGCTAGTAATAACAGACTCCTGATGGTCGCGTTTTTAGCAGGGAGGTGAGACTGGTGTTGATGCACAGGATAACGCGGTTAACAGCAACTCAACTCAGGATGAAAACAATTCAGCACTGGTTGATGAGCTGTCACCAAAACCTCCAGCTCAGGAGTTTGTGACCAAACGTCGTGGTAGAGGGCAACCGAAAATGAGGAAGGAGCCTGAAGATGAGGAGGCAGAATGTGAACCTGCCAAAGCGCCGCTCACCCCGGCTGAGGTATGGGACCACTATGTAAAAATGTATCTCTcttgtaagtcgctttggataaataCTTCTGttcaatgactaaaatgtaagagGTGTGAGAAGTGTTTCTCACACTGAAATACTGCTGTGCATGTATATCTCTGACAACCCAAAAAAATGGATTTTTGCTTTATATTTTTATTGAGGAATAGCAAGCTAAATGTTTTCAATATAGGTGACTGAATCCATCATCGCCAAAGGGAGTTCCAAGAGAAGGAGAGTGTCTGCTGCTAAGGATTCTGGGGTGGCTGTGCCTGAACCTGAACACAAAGTTGCAGCAGTGATGTCCGGTTAGTCTGGAGGACTCTAAAGGCCATGATGATTTGTGTAAAAGTCGTAGGGTGTGTCGCTGGCCTATTGTTCATGAAATAGGTGACTACGACGTGAGCATCATCTCTGGTTATAACATTCTATGATTGGTCATGTTCTCATATGGCTTTACACACAGGAGTGGGACAGAAGGTGGTGAAGCCAGTAGGAAAGATCCCTCGCCACGAGGGGCTCCTGAAGAGGACTAAGTCTATGTTGAAGCCTACTACACCAAGTTAGTGTCGTCCCAATCATATTAGCTGTAGCTACACGATCTTAATAACATGCTCAAACTCTCTGCTCtgttatagagagagaagaagaagaagaagaaatatATACTGATAACCACTTTCTATTGTAGACTTCAGAAAGCTCCACGAGGCCCATTTCAAGAAGATGGAGTCCATTGACTCGTACGTGGACAGGAAGACCAAGAAAATGGATTCGTTCAGGAATTCAGTGAATGAATTGAAGGTAATGAATTGTATATAATGTTATAACAGAGATCGTTGGGATCTGGCCACTGTGTGGTTTTCCTTAAATAATAAGTCCAGGCAACATTGTTTTATTGTAGTCATCAATTTATAAATTTTTGCAAGTAGTTAACTATATACACATTTTATTCTTCAGGTTCTTTAAGACTCTTTTGACACCAACTGAAGGAAAAACTCAAACTGAAAGTAGACTGTTTGGTTTCCATAGTTGTTAAGTGAAATTACTACCACCAATTAAACCTGTTTCCAACTGTAAAACCAGATGGCTATTTTGAGCGGGATGATTCCCAAATCCAATGTGTTGCTTGGTGTGGTCAATGTACTGTTGTTTTTTGCAGAGCTCAACCTCGAGCCGTGTCTCCCTGTTCAGCCCTGCATCCCAGAAACCAGCTACCGATAGACGTAGACTTACCCAGGTTTCAGCCAGCAAACCAGCTCCTGACAAACGTAGAATCTCGGCCAGAAAACCCCCCCAGAAGGACACTGTTGTCCCATTCAGACCCACAGTCTTGTCCACACGCCGAATCAACGTTCGGTGAGACACTCAAAACGTTATTTTGTCTGAGTAAGCTGAAGCTTCTAGGTGTCTGTTGATTTACCACTTCTGATATAACATTCACATTAAACAAGATGTGCAGTCATGAGTTGCTAACTGGCTTCGTTCAGGTGACCACTACGTATTGGCATTTCTTGGGACGGATTTAGCCAGTTTGTGGAATGAAACTTGTAAATGGGTgacaggtcgcctagtggttagaatattgggccagtaaccaaaaggttactagatcgaatccctgacctgacaaggtaaaaatctgtcgttctactcctgaacaaggcagttaacccactgttccgaggccagttaacccactgttcctagaccagttaacccactgttcctaggccagttaacccactgttcctagaccagttaacccactgttcctagaccagttaacccactgttccgaggccagttaacccactgttccgaggccagttaacccactgttccgaggccagttaacccactgttccgaggccagttaacccactgttcctagaccagttaacccactgttccgaggccagttaacccactgttcctagaccagttaacccactgttcctagaccagttaacccactgttcctagaccagttaacccactgttcctagaccagttaacccactgttccgaggccatcattgtaaataagattgttttttcttaaactgacttgcctggttaaataaatagtcAGTCCAACGGGTTGATTTGTGTACAGGTTCTCTCAAGCTACTCAGGATAATGAGCACAAGAAGACGATGGTGAAGACGCCAGCACGCGTGGCACCCCGCGTGGACCTCCTCACTCCTGGGAAAGAGACTACGTTTAGAGGGAAATCTGAAGTCAACAAGACCTTTGTTCTCTCCAGCGCTAAGACACCAGGTaacctatactgaacaaaaatataaacacaacatggaaagtgttggtcccgtgtttcaaAAGCTCATCTCTCTCACGTTTGTTcacatccctgttaatgagcatttctcctttgccaagaggatccatccacctgacaggtgtggcatatcaagaagctgattaaacagcatgacaattacacaggtgcaccttgtgctggcggacattaaaaggccattctaaaattagcagttttgtcacacaacacaatgccacagatgtctcaagttgacgGAGCGTACAATTGGCTTGCtgtctgcaggaatgtccaccagagctgttgccagagaattgaatgttcatttctctaccataagccacccccattgttttagagaatttggcagtatgtctaaaacatttttttttaaacgcagaccatgtgtaaccatgctaGCCTATGACCTTCACATCCGGTTTCTTCACCTgctggatcgtctgagaccagccatctaGACAGCTTTATTACtgcatttctgtctgtaataaagccctttagtgggggaaaaactaattctcattggctgggcctggcttcccAGGAACTCATTctcattggctgggcctggcttcccAGGAACTCATTctcattggctgggcctggcttcccaggcccacccatggctgtgcttctgccaagtcatgtgaaatctatagattggtgccttatttatttaaattgactgatttccttataagaactgtatctcagtaaaatcttgaaattgttgtatgttgcatTTTATAGTTTTGTTCAATATACATCCTGCTAAATCTAATTGAAGTAGTCTTGTTATTTTCTGTGCATGAATGGATCCCTTACTGGCTTCTGTTTTGGTTTATTTTATTCAGCGTTTGTGTTTAATGCAAACACCAgtgttctttctaactgtcccGAAACCAACAAGAAGGCCAACTTTGATCTGAAGGCCAGTCTCTCTAAGAATCTCACCTATAAGCCTCATAAGGGTAAGAGATGTATGTCAGCATTCAGATTCTGACTGTATACCAGTGCATTTCAGCACGAACCTGGTTGTAGGCtaacaaaaacatttattttactgGTCATCGTTTCTGGTCTGCCTGTATATAGGAAAGCTGAAGCCATTCATGGTGGCCCAAGAGAACACGGTGGACCAGTCCGTTCCCTCCCACCAGAAGAACTACAAACAGCATTCAGTTCAGACAAGGTCAGTATCCGGAAACAACTGGTTAAAAGTAGAGGGGGAATTGTATTGAATTCCTGGCTCTTTCTCAATTCACCTTTCCTTGATTCCTCTAAACATATTGGAGAGTAATGTCAGAGAAGGGACTTTTTCCATCCACAAGATGGTGCTGACAGACATAGAGGCTCTGCtgctagctcctaagcaactttacagtatttatttatttttttctgtgttatttcttacattattatccTAGAACCTTTTTGTTATTGCATACAaccggaaataacttttggatatcagagcggcagTAACTCACCAACATTATGACCAGAAATACGACTTTcacgaattggatcctttgtccGTACCCCCCTTGGCGATTTTACTTATCTCAGAGGCTGCTCCATGACACCTCCgacggagaagaggtattcgcagtggacttctagtccgactcaggaggcgtgcac
Protein-coding sequences here:
- the LOC115118528 gene encoding nucleolar and spindle-associated protein 1 isoform X2 — translated: MDLDSMKYSELRSLAKEVGLKSSKLKADKLLKALREYFQQQPQEDVAVDGGETGVDAQDNAVNSNSTQDENNSALVDELSPKPPAQEFVTKRRGRGQPKMRKEPEDEEAECEPAKAPLTPAEVTESIIAKGSSKRRRVSAAKDSGVAVPEPEHKVAAVMSGVGQKVVKPVGKIPRHEGLLKRTKSMLKPTTPNFRKLHEAHFKKMESIDSYVDRKTKKMDSFRNSVNELKSSTSSRVSLFSPASQKPATDRRRLTQVSASKPAPDKRRISARKPPQKDTVVPFRPTVLSTRRINVRFSQATQDNEHKKTMVKTPARVAPRVDLLTPGKETTFRGKSEVNKTFVLSSAKTPAFVFNANTSVLSNCPETNKKANFDLKASLSKNLTYKPHKGKLKPFMVAQENTVDQSVPSHQKNYKQHSVQTREERRTKQTEDRKQKKEKVLGARRGLVLT
- the LOC115118528 gene encoding nucleolar and spindle-associated protein 1 isoform X1, which gives rise to MDLDSMKYSELRSLAKEVGLKSSKLKADKLLKALREYFQQQPQEDVAVDQGGETGVDAQDNAVNSNSTQDENNSALVDELSPKPPAQEFVTKRRGRGQPKMRKEPEDEEAECEPAKAPLTPAEVTESIIAKGSSKRRRVSAAKDSGVAVPEPEHKVAAVMSGVGQKVVKPVGKIPRHEGLLKRTKSMLKPTTPNFRKLHEAHFKKMESIDSYVDRKTKKMDSFRNSVNELKSSTSSRVSLFSPASQKPATDRRRLTQVSASKPAPDKRRISARKPPQKDTVVPFRPTVLSTRRINVRFSQATQDNEHKKTMVKTPARVAPRVDLLTPGKETTFRGKSEVNKTFVLSSAKTPAFVFNANTSVLSNCPETNKKANFDLKASLSKNLTYKPHKGKLKPFMVAQENTVDQSVPSHQKNYKQHSVQTREERRTKQTEDRKQKKEKVLGARRGLVLT